The Pogona vitticeps strain Pit_001003342236 chromosome 3, PviZW2.1, whole genome shotgun sequence genome includes a window with the following:
- the MB21D2 gene encoding nucleotidyltransferase MB21D2 isoform X4 yields the protein MVQKLDQKLPVANEYLLLSGGVREGVVDLDLDELNVYARGTDYDMDFTLLVPALKLHDRNQPVTLDMRHSALCHSWLSLRLFDEGTISKWKDCCTIVDHINGATNYFFSPTKVADWFYDSISIVLSEIQKKPQRGMPKVEKVEKSGTIISIILGVGSSRMLYDIVPVVSFKGWPAVAQSWLMENHFWDGKITEEEVISGFYLVPACSYKGRKDNEWRLSFARSEVQLKKCISSSLMQAYQACKAIIIKLLSRPKAISPYHLRSMMLWACDRLPANYLAQEDYAAHFLLGLIDDLQHCLVNKMCPNYFIPQCNMLEHLSEETVMLHARKLSSVRSDPAEHLQTAIEHVKAANRLTLELQRRGSATSIPSPQSDGGETGQPDDRLAKKLQQLVTENPGKSISVFINPDDVTRPHFRIDDKFF from the coding sequence ATGGTGCAGAAACTGGACCAAAAACTGCCGGTCGCCAACGAGTACTTGCTGCTTTCCGGGGGTGTCCGGGAGGGCGTGGTTGACTTAGACCTGGACGAGCTGAACGTCTACGCCCGTGGGACGGACTACGACATGGACTTCACCCTCCTGGTGCCGGCCCTGAAGCTCCACGACCGGAACCAGCCCGTCACCTTGGACATGCGCCACTCCGCCTTGTGCCACTCGTGGCTGAGCTTGCGGCTCTTCGACGAAGGGACCATCAGCAAGTGGAAGGACTGCTGCACCATCGTGGACCACATCAACGGGGCCACCAACTACTTCTTCTCCCCCACCAAAGTGGCCGACTGGTTCTACGACTCCATCAGCATCGTCCTCTCCGAGATCCAGAAGAAGCCTCAGAGAGGGATGCCCAAAGTGGAGAAAGTGGAGAAGAGCGGCACCATCATCTCCATCATCCTGGGGGTGGGCAGCAGCCGCATGCTCTACGACATCGTGCCTGTCGTGTCCTTCAAAGGCTGGCCGGCCGTGGCCCAGAGCTGGCTGATGGAGAACCACTTCTGGGACGGGAAGATCACGGAGGAAGAGGTCATCAGCGGGTTCTACTTGGTGCCCGCCTGCTCCTACAAAGGCCGGAAGGACAACGAGTGGCGGCTCTCCTTCGCCCGCAGCGAAGTTCAGCTCAAGAAGTGCATCTCCAGCAGCCTCATGCAAGCCTACcaggcctgcaaggccatcatcATCAAGCTGCTCTCGCGCCCCAAGGCCATCAGCCCCTACCACTTGCGCAGCATGATGCTCTGGGCCTGCGACCGGCTGCCGGCAAACTACCTGGCCCAGGAGGACTACGCGGCCCACTTCCTGCTGGGCCTCATTGACGATCTCCAGCACTGCTTGGTCAACAAGATGTGCCCCAACTACTTCATCCCCCAGTGCAACATGCTGGAGCACCTCTCCGAGGAGACGGTCATGCTCCACGCCCGGAAGCTCTCCTCGGTGCGCTCGGATCCTGCCGAGCACCTCCAGACGGCCATTGAGCATGTCAAGGCCGCCAATCGGCTGACGCTCGAGCTGCAGCGCAGGGGGAGCGCCACCAGCATCCCCTCCCCGCAGTCGGATGGCGGGGAGACCGGCCAGCCGGACGACCGGCTAGCCAAAAAACTTCAGCAGCTTGTGACTGAGAACCCGGGCAAATCCATCTCGGTCTTCATTAACCCCGATGACGTCACGCGGCCTCACTTCAGAATCGACGACAAGTTTTTCTGA
- the MB21D2 gene encoding nucleotidyltransferase MB21D2 isoform X3 gives MFCDRFRTAHDEHVRVQACAVLDLLLVPGMVQKLDQKLPVANEYLLLSGGVREGVVDLDLDELNVYARGTDYDMDFTLLVPALKLHDRNQPVTLDMRHSALCHSWLSLRLFDEGTISKWKDCCTIVDHINGATNYFFSPTKVADWFYDSISIVLSEIQKKPQRGMPKVEKVEKSGTIISIILGVGSSRMLYDIVPVVSFKGWPAVAQSWLMENHFWDGKITEEEVISGFYLVPACSYKGRKDNEWRLSFARSEVQLKKCISSSLMQAYQACKAIIIKLLSRPKAISPYHLRSMMLWACDRLPANYLAQEDYAAHFLLGLIDDLQHCLVNKMCPNYFIPQCNMLEHLSEETVMLHARKLSSVRSDPAEHLQTAIEHVKAANRLTLELQRRGSATSIPSPQSDGGETGQPDDRLAKKLQQLVTENPGKSISVFINPDDVTRPHFRIDDKFF, from the exons ATGTTCTGTGACCGTTTCAGAACAGCACATGATGAACATGTGAGAGTCCAGGCTTGTGCCGTTTTGGATCTCCTCCTCGTCCCAG GCATGGTGCAGAAACTGGACCAAAAACTGCCGGTCGCCAACGAGTACTTGCTGCTTTCCGGGGGTGTCCGGGAGGGCGTGGTTGACTTAGACCTGGACGAGCTGAACGTCTACGCCCGTGGGACGGACTACGACATGGACTTCACCCTCCTGGTGCCGGCCCTGAAGCTCCACGACCGGAACCAGCCCGTCACCTTGGACATGCGCCACTCCGCCTTGTGCCACTCGTGGCTGAGCTTGCGGCTCTTCGACGAAGGGACCATCAGCAAGTGGAAGGACTGCTGCACCATCGTGGACCACATCAACGGGGCCACCAACTACTTCTTCTCCCCCACCAAAGTGGCCGACTGGTTCTACGACTCCATCAGCATCGTCCTCTCCGAGATCCAGAAGAAGCCTCAGAGAGGGATGCCCAAAGTGGAGAAAGTGGAGAAGAGCGGCACCATCATCTCCATCATCCTGGGGGTGGGCAGCAGCCGCATGCTCTACGACATCGTGCCTGTCGTGTCCTTCAAAGGCTGGCCGGCCGTGGCCCAGAGCTGGCTGATGGAGAACCACTTCTGGGACGGGAAGATCACGGAGGAAGAGGTCATCAGCGGGTTCTACTTGGTGCCCGCCTGCTCCTACAAAGGCCGGAAGGACAACGAGTGGCGGCTCTCCTTCGCCCGCAGCGAAGTTCAGCTCAAGAAGTGCATCTCCAGCAGCCTCATGCAAGCCTACcaggcctgcaaggccatcatcATCAAGCTGCTCTCGCGCCCCAAGGCCATCAGCCCCTACCACTTGCGCAGCATGATGCTCTGGGCCTGCGACCGGCTGCCGGCAAACTACCTGGCCCAGGAGGACTACGCGGCCCACTTCCTGCTGGGCCTCATTGACGATCTCCAGCACTGCTTGGTCAACAAGATGTGCCCCAACTACTTCATCCCCCAGTGCAACATGCTGGAGCACCTCTCCGAGGAGACGGTCATGCTCCACGCCCGGAAGCTCTCCTCGGTGCGCTCGGATCCTGCCGAGCACCTCCAGACGGCCATTGAGCATGTCAAGGCCGCCAATCGGCTGACGCTCGAGCTGCAGCGCAGGGGGAGCGCCACCAGCATCCCCTCCCCGCAGTCGGATGGCGGGGAGACCGGCCAGCCGGACGACCGGCTAGCCAAAAAACTTCAGCAGCTTGTGACTGAGAACCCGGGCAAATCCATCTCGGTCTTCATTAACCCCGATGACGTCACGCGGCCTCACTTCAGAATCGACGACAAGTTTTTCTGA
- the MB21D2 gene encoding nucleotidyltransferase MB21D2 isoform X2: MENSLESVSSGTCRVFLLSCSPGGCAGGRTGMVQKLDQKLPVANEYLLLSGGVREGVVDLDLDELNVYARGTDYDMDFTLLVPALKLHDRNQPVTLDMRHSALCHSWLSLRLFDEGTISKWKDCCTIVDHINGATNYFFSPTKVADWFYDSISIVLSEIQKKPQRGMPKVEKVEKSGTIISIILGVGSSRMLYDIVPVVSFKGWPAVAQSWLMENHFWDGKITEEEVISGFYLVPACSYKGRKDNEWRLSFARSEVQLKKCISSSLMQAYQACKAIIIKLLSRPKAISPYHLRSMMLWACDRLPANYLAQEDYAAHFLLGLIDDLQHCLVNKMCPNYFIPQCNMLEHLSEETVMLHARKLSSVRSDPAEHLQTAIEHVKAANRLTLELQRRGSATSIPSPQSDGGETGQPDDRLAKKLQQLVTENPGKSISVFINPDDVTRPHFRIDDKFF; this comes from the coding sequence GCATGGTGCAGAAACTGGACCAAAAACTGCCGGTCGCCAACGAGTACTTGCTGCTTTCCGGGGGTGTCCGGGAGGGCGTGGTTGACTTAGACCTGGACGAGCTGAACGTCTACGCCCGTGGGACGGACTACGACATGGACTTCACCCTCCTGGTGCCGGCCCTGAAGCTCCACGACCGGAACCAGCCCGTCACCTTGGACATGCGCCACTCCGCCTTGTGCCACTCGTGGCTGAGCTTGCGGCTCTTCGACGAAGGGACCATCAGCAAGTGGAAGGACTGCTGCACCATCGTGGACCACATCAACGGGGCCACCAACTACTTCTTCTCCCCCACCAAAGTGGCCGACTGGTTCTACGACTCCATCAGCATCGTCCTCTCCGAGATCCAGAAGAAGCCTCAGAGAGGGATGCCCAAAGTGGAGAAAGTGGAGAAGAGCGGCACCATCATCTCCATCATCCTGGGGGTGGGCAGCAGCCGCATGCTCTACGACATCGTGCCTGTCGTGTCCTTCAAAGGCTGGCCGGCCGTGGCCCAGAGCTGGCTGATGGAGAACCACTTCTGGGACGGGAAGATCACGGAGGAAGAGGTCATCAGCGGGTTCTACTTGGTGCCCGCCTGCTCCTACAAAGGCCGGAAGGACAACGAGTGGCGGCTCTCCTTCGCCCGCAGCGAAGTTCAGCTCAAGAAGTGCATCTCCAGCAGCCTCATGCAAGCCTACcaggcctgcaaggccatcatcATCAAGCTGCTCTCGCGCCCCAAGGCCATCAGCCCCTACCACTTGCGCAGCATGATGCTCTGGGCCTGCGACCGGCTGCCGGCAAACTACCTGGCCCAGGAGGACTACGCGGCCCACTTCCTGCTGGGCCTCATTGACGATCTCCAGCACTGCTTGGTCAACAAGATGTGCCCCAACTACTTCATCCCCCAGTGCAACATGCTGGAGCACCTCTCCGAGGAGACGGTCATGCTCCACGCCCGGAAGCTCTCCTCGGTGCGCTCGGATCCTGCCGAGCACCTCCAGACGGCCATTGAGCATGTCAAGGCCGCCAATCGGCTGACGCTCGAGCTGCAGCGCAGGGGGAGCGCCACCAGCATCCCCTCCCCGCAGTCGGATGGCGGGGAGACCGGCCAGCCGGACGACCGGCTAGCCAAAAAACTTCAGCAGCTTGTGACTGAGAACCCGGGCAAATCCATCTCGGTCTTCATTAACCCCGATGACGTCACGCGGCCTCACTTCAGAATCGACGACAAGTTTTTCTGA